Below is a genomic region from Lonsdalea populi.
GCAGTACGCACCCCATCTGGGGATCGATGCCGTGTTGGTCGACCCGAAACGTTCCTTCATGAATATCAGCGGCTCGCAGATCCGACAGAACCCGTTCCGCTACTGGGAATACATTCCCACGGAAGTGAAACCTTTCTTCGTGCGCACCGTGGCAATTCTGGGGGGCGAATCCAGCGGAAAATCGACGTTGGTCAATAAGTTATCCAATATCTTCAACACCACCAGCGCCTGGGAATACGGCCGTGACTACGTGTTTTCACATCTGGGTGGGGACGAGATGGCATTGCAGTATTCCGACTACGATAAAATCGCGCTCGGTCAGGCTCAATACATCGATTTTTCAGTGAAATATGCCAATAAAGTGGCGTTCATCGATACCGATTTCATCACTACGCAGGCGTTTTGTAGAAAATATGAAGGGCGCGAGCACCCGTTCGTTCAGGCGCTGATTGAGGAGTACCGCTTCGATTTGGTCATTTTGCTGGAAAACAACACGCCGTGGGTGGCGGACGGTCTGAGAAGTCTCGGCAGCAAAGCCGAGCGGGCGGAGTTTCAGAATCTGCTGAAAGAGATGCTGGCGCAGTATCATGTCGACTACGTGTATGTCACCGAATCAGATTACGATAGCCGCTTCCTGCGCTGCGTAGAGCTGGTTCAGAACATGCTGGGGCACGACGGCCGCAGCATGAGCTAAACTAGCGCACTTCACGCTGGCCACTGCCATGCGCGGGACGGCGTGAGGATTTCCGGGAGCGGGACGTCCCAATAGGCCGCCGGCACCTGCTCAATCTGCTGACAGTCATGAGCCAGACCGATGGGATAAGGCCCGTGCGCCTGCCAGTGTTTCAGCGTGCGATCGTAGAATCCGCCGCCCATTCCCAGTCGTTGTCCCCGATCGTCGAACGCCACCAGCGGTGTTAACAGAATATCGAGCCGGTGAGTCGGCAGCACCTGACTTACGTCTAATCGCGGCTGCAGGATATTCAGCCGGTTGAGCCTCAGCGCCGTATCGTGTTCATAGCGCAAGAACAGCAGTTGACCTGTGCTGAACGGATGCAGGACGGGCAGGTAGACCTGTTTACCCAGCCGCCAGAGCGCGTCAATTAACGGAGCGGTATCCAGTTCGCCGTCAAATGAAAGGTACGCCGCCACGTGTCGAGCCTGCTGAATGCGAGGGTGAGCGATGATGCGTTGCGCAGCCTGTTGAGAGAATATCGTCTGCTGTTCGGCGCTAAGCGCGCGGCGACGTTGGCGTATACGCTGACGGAGAGTCTGACGATCCAGATCGGCGGAGCGATCGGCAGAAGAAACGGGCGTCTGCATATCGGTTATCGGCCTGTTAGAGGAGGATGTAAAAAGGAGGGAATCTCCGAGATGCCGTCGCAGGCTGTAACCCTTGAACCCTTGGTTCAAGGTGAACGTCGCGTCGCAGTTTTTAGGCTTCTCGGACGGACCGAGCATGCGCACCAACCACAAGCACAACATTCTGTTGGTTATAAATATCGGCTCAGGGGACTGGCCCGCTGGCAAACATCTCAGAGAAATTTTATTTGTTACTCGCTGTTACCCTAACATGTCTAACAGCGTTTTGTTACCCGTAATCCGTGACCTTTTTACCAAAATGCACGCTTATTCAAACTGGGCATCTTGACGGTCGGTAATGCGGCCTTGCTCCAGCAGCGCTTGTTCAATGGTCTGCTGCAGCATGCGAATCCGTTGTTCCATGTTGGAGGCATAGTCACGGGTTTTTGTCCGTTCCTGCGCCAACTCATGGCACACATTGAGCGCGGCGATAAAGACCAGTTGCTCCGTGTTTGTGACTCTAGTGCGAACTTTGAGATCTTGCAACCGCTGGTTAAGATCTTCCGCAGCCTGATTCAACGCGTCCTGTTGTTCTGGCGGACAATTCACTCTTAGCGAACGGCCAAAAATTTGAATATCTACCGGTTGTGCAGACATGCCACTTTCCTGCCCTTATGTCGTTTCGCGCCCACGCGGATTGGTTACCTTGCGCTGCCTGGCAACCCTTCCAGGTAAAAAGCGGGCGCCACTATATATACCCCAAATGGAAGATACAAGCCCTTTCTGGTACAGCAACGGAGCTTGGTGGTAGCATAACACGAACTCCCCGCAACGACGATGAATGCGCATGTCTATAGAGAACAAACTCCCTGGCTACGAAGCCATTGAACAACTCCTGCAACAGCACCAGGTCGCCCTAACGGCGGCGGAAATGCACGGCCTGATCGGCGGCATTTTATGCGGCGGCAATCACGACGACAGCTGGAAAACACTGGTGTCGGAACTGACCAACGACGGCCTGTCTTTCCCCCAGGCGCTGGCTCAGCCGCTGCTGGAGATTTATCAGATCACCCGCAATACGCTGGAAGATGAAGGCTTCATGTTCCAGCTGTTCCTGCCGGACGATGCGCAAGATAATGTGACCGTTTTCGAACGCGCCGACGGTCTGGCCGGCTGGGTCAACCACTTCCTGCTCGGACTGGGCGTGGTGCAGCCACGTCTGGACAAGATGCAGGGCGAACTGAAAGAGGTGATTGGCGATCTGCGCAACATCGCTCAGTTGGGCTATGACGAAGATGAAGATCAGGATCAGCTGGCCCAGTCGCTGGAAGAAGTCATCGAATATGTGCGGGTCGCTGCCATAATGTGTCATAACGAGTTCACGCATCCGGTGGTAACCGCCCCCGAACAAAAGCCGACGCTGCACTAACGTTAGGCTATCCGCCTTACCGATCAGCGCCCGGCGCTGACAATTCAGGAGCAGGTGATGAATCAACAAGAATATCTCCGTCGACGGCAGGCATTGCTGGAAAAAATGGCGCCTGCCAGCGCCGCGATTATTTTTGCGGCCCCCGAAACGCAACGTAATGCCGACAGCGACTATCCCTACCGGCAGAGCAGCGATTTCTGGTACTTCACCGGCTTTAATGAGCCAGAAGCCGCGCTGCTGCTGGTCAAGAGCGATGAAAATCATCACCACAGCGTTCTGTTCAACCGGGTACGCGATATCACCGCCGAGATCTGGTTCGGACGCCGTCTGGGACAGGATGCCGCCCCGGCCAAACTGGGCGTGGACCGTGCGTTGCCGTTTGAAGAAATGGGCGAACAGCTGCATCTGTTGCTGAATGGACTGGACGTGATTTACCACGCGCAGGGCCAGTACCGTTATGCCGACAAACGGGTGTTCAGCGCGCTGGAAACGCTGCGAGAGGGCAGCCGTAAAGGCTATTCCGCTCCGTCGACGATCACGGACTGGCGCCCGTGGGTGCACGAAATGCGCCTGATCAAGTCGCCGGTTGAAATCGACCTGATGCGACGGGCCGGCGAAATCACCGCGCTGGCTCATACCCGCGCGATGCAAACCTGTCGTCCCGGTCTGTATGAGTATCAGTTGGAAGGGGAAATTCACTACGAGTTCACCCGCCACGGCGCGCGCTACCCGTCTTACAACACGATTGTGGGCAGCGGCGAAAACGGCTGCATACTCCATTACACCGAGAACGAGAGCCAGATGCAGGATGGCGATCTGGTGCTGATCGACGCCGGCTGCGAGTATCAGGGCTATGCGGGCGACATCACCCGCACCTTCCCGGTTAACGGAAAATTCACGGCGCCCCAGCGCGCGATTTACGATATCGTACTGGCCGCCGAAAAACGCGCCATCGAACTCTATGGTCCGGGTCGCAGCATCCGTGAAGTGAATGAAGAAGTGGTCCGCATCATGCTGCAGGGTCTGCTGGACCTTGGTATTTTGCAAGGCGACATTGACGAACTCTATGCCGCCGAAGCGCACCGCGACTTCTATATGCACGGCCTGAGTCACTGGCTGGGTCTGGATGTCCATGACGTCGGCGATTACGGTTCCGGCGATCGCGGACGCATCCTGGCGCCGGGCATGGTGCTGACGGTAGAGCCAGGCCTGTATATCGCTCCGGACGCCGACGTCCCGCCGGAATATCGCGGCATCGGCATACGCATCGAAGACGACATTGTCATTACCGCCAGCGGCAACGAAGTGCTGACCGCAGGCGTGGTCAAAGATCCGGACGATATCGAAGCGCTGATGGCCGCCGCGGCGAGCAACGCTTCATGAGTCTCCTGATTGTCGGCGGAGGAATGGCCGGCGCAACGCTGGCGCTCGCGATCTCCACCCTGTCTCAGGGGAAGATTGCGGTCGATCTTATCGAATCCCGCGACCCGCAGGATCGCCAGCACCCCGGCTTTGACGCTCGCGCCATCGCCTTATCGGAAGGTACCCGCCAGCAGTTGGAGACAATCGGTATCTGGCCTGCTCTGGCGGATGCCGCCACACCGATCACCACCGTCCACGTCAGCGATCGCGGGCACGCGGGCCACGTCTATTTGCACGCACGGAACTACCACGTCGACGCTTTGGGTTATGTCGTTGAGCTGCATGAAGCCGGCAAACGCCTGTTTTCACTTTTGGAGCACGCGCCGGGCGTCAGGCTCCACTGCCCGTCGACGGTGGTCAACGTCGAACGCGATACCGGCGGCGCCACGCTAACGCTGGACAACGGCGACGCATTGCGCGGCCAGCTGTTGATTGCCGCCGACGGCTCCCACTCTCAGCTGGCCCGCGCCGCAGGGATACGCTGGCAAGAACATCCTTACGATCAGGTGGCGGTCATTGCCAACGTCGCCACCTCGGAGTCTCACCGCGGACGCGCCTATGAGCGCTTCACGCCGCACGGCCCGTTGGCGCTGTTGCCGATGAGTCAGGGTCGAAGCTCGCTGGTCTGGTGCCACCCGCAGGCGAGTCAGGCCGAGGTGGATAGCTGGAACGGCGACGAGTTCCGGCGTCAGCTCCAACTTGCCTTCGGTTGGCGGCTGGGCGCGATGACGCATGTCGGTGAACGCCACAGTTATCCCCTCGCGCTGCGCACCGCAGAGCGCCACATCAGCCACCGGCTCGCGCTGGTCGGCAACGCGGCGCAAACGCTCCATCCTATCGCCGGTCAGGGCTTCAACCTCGGGCTGCGCGATGTAATGACGCTGGCGGAAACGCTGGTGGACGCCGTGTTACGCGGAGAGGATCCCGGCAGCTACCCGGTACTGGATCGCTACGAGCAGCGCCGTCAGCCGGATCGCCAGGCGACCGTCGCGATCACCGACGGACTGGTGCGGATCTTCGCCAACGCGTATCTCTCAATGGAAGTGGCGCGCAATCTGGGCTTAATGGCCATGAACAGCCTGCCGGCGCTGCGGGATAGCCTGGCGCGCAGAACGCTAGGCTGGGTGGAACGATAACCGTCGCCGACGGCAACAACAGGAATTCACGCTTTATGCAATCATTTGACGTGGTCATCACCGGCGGAGGCATGGTCGGTCTGGCGCTAGCCTGCGGGCTACAGGGCTGCGGGTTACGCATCGCCGTACTGGAAAAACAGCCGGTTAATGCCCCCGACTTCCAGCAGGATCAGGCACCGCGAGTGTCAGCAATTAATGCCGCCAGCGAACAGCTGCTGCGAAAGCTCGGCGTGTGGGAGACCATCGCGGCCCAGCGCATCAGCCCTTATAACAAGATGTCTGTGTGGGATCGGGATAGCTTTGGAAGCATCAGCTTCAACGGCGAAGAAACCGGTTTTTCCCATCTCGGCCACATCATCGAGAATGACGTTATCCAACAATCGCTGTGGCGACATGCAGAACGCGCGCGTGACGTCACGCTCATCGCCCCCGCCGCCTTAAAGCAGGTGGCGTGGGGCGAAAACGAAGCCTTTATCACGCTGGAAGACGGCAGCATGCTGACGGCGCGGCTGGTGGTAGGCGCGGACGGCGCACACTCATGGCTGCGGCAACATGCCGATATTCCGCTGACCTTCTGGGATTACGGTCATCATGCGCTGGTCGCCAATATCCGTACCCAGCGCCCGCATGACTCCGTAGCGCGACAGGTCTTCCACGGCGACGGCATGCTGGCGTTCCTGCCGCTCAGCGATCCGCATCTTTGCTCCATCGTCTGGTCTCTGCCGCCCGAACGCGCCCAGACAATGCTGGAAGCGCCGGCGGAAACATTTAATTCGCAGCTGGCCGCCGAGTTTGATATGCGGCTGGGCCTGTGCGAGCTGGAAAGCGAGCGGCAACGTTTCCCATTGACGGCACGCTACGCCCGCAACTTTGCCGCGCACCGCTTGGTGCTGATAGGCGATGCGGCGCATACCATTCATCCGTTAGCGGGACAGGGGGTGAATCTGGGCTTTATGGACGTCGCCGAGCTGATCGCCGAGCTAAAACGCCTTCAGTCTCAGGGCAAAGACATCGGCCAGTATCTCCATCTGCGCCGCTACGAACGTCGCCGCAAACACAGCGCTGCGGTAATGCTGGCCAGCATGCAGGGATTCCGCGATCTGTTCGCTGGTTCGCATCCGGCCAAGAAACTGCTGCGCGACGTAGGGCTGAAGCTGGCGGATACCCTGCCCGGCATCAAACCGACGCTGGTACGCCAGGCAATGGGGTTCCACGACATGCCCGATTGGCTGGAAGAACAACGCTAGTTAATGGGAGCGTCCCCGGCGCTCCTGAATGATTTCCCCTCTCTTGATTTACTCCCGGCACACCGCAAGGTCCTCAGCACCTCAACTCGCCGACAAGTCTCTGCTCTTACACGTTGACCCGCAGATAACAGATAAACGATTTATCGAAGATGTATCGCGAAGATAAATACGGGATAGAAATAACGCACAATAAAGCAGCGACACTTTTTCAACATCATGTTAAAAGCGATATCGTTTATTTCTCATTACCTGAATAATATAAGA
It encodes:
- the ubiI gene encoding FAD-dependent 2-octaprenylphenol hydroxylase is translated as MQSFDVVITGGGMVGLALACGLQGCGLRIAVLEKQPVNAPDFQQDQAPRVSAINAASEQLLRKLGVWETIAAQRISPYNKMSVWDRDSFGSISFNGEETGFSHLGHIIENDVIQQSLWRHAERARDVTLIAPAALKQVAWGENEAFITLEDGSMLTARLVVGADGAHSWLRQHADIPLTFWDYGHHALVANIRTQRPHDSVARQVFHGDGMLAFLPLSDPHLCSIVWSLPPERAQTMLEAPAETFNSQLAAEFDMRLGLCELESERQRFPLTARYARNFAAHRLVLIGDAAHTIHPLAGQGVNLGFMDVAELIAELKRLQSQGKDIGQYLHLRRYERRRKHSAAVMLASMQGFRDLFAGSHPAKKLLRDVGLKLADTLPGIKPTLVRQAMGFHDMPDWLEEQR
- the nadR gene encoding multifunctional transcriptional regulator/nicotinamide-nucleotide adenylyltransferase/ribosylnicotinamide kinase NadR, whose translation is MSLFDYLKSAIRQHGYTLQQVADATGMTKGYLSQLLNAKIKSPSAQKLEALHRFLGLEFPYHQKSIGVVFGKFYPLHTGHIYLIQRACSQVDELHVIMGFDEERDRTLFEHSSMSQQPTVSDRLRWLLQTFKYQKNIHIHAFNEEGMEPYPHGWNVWSLGIKKFMAEKGIEPNFVYTSEEQDAPQYAPHLGIDAVLVDPKRSFMNISGSQIRQNPFRYWEYIPTEVKPFFVRTVAILGGESSGKSTLVNKLSNIFNTTSAWEYGRDYVFSHLGGDEMALQYSDYDKIALGQAQYIDFSVKYANKVAFIDTDFITTQAFCRKYEGREHPFVQALIEEYRFDLVILLENNTPWVADGLRSLGSKAERAEFQNLLKEMLAQYHVDYVYVTESDYDSRFLRCVELVQNMLGHDGRSMS
- the pepP gene encoding Xaa-Pro aminopeptidase, whose amino-acid sequence is MNQQEYLRRRQALLEKMAPASAAIIFAAPETQRNADSDYPYRQSSDFWYFTGFNEPEAALLLVKSDENHHHSVLFNRVRDITAEIWFGRRLGQDAAPAKLGVDRALPFEEMGEQLHLLLNGLDVIYHAQGQYRYADKRVFSALETLREGSRKGYSAPSTITDWRPWVHEMRLIKSPVEIDLMRRAGEITALAHTRAMQTCRPGLYEYQLEGEIHYEFTRHGARYPSYNTIVGSGENGCILHYTENESQMQDGDLVLIDAGCEYQGYAGDITRTFPVNGKFTAPQRAIYDIVLAAEKRAIELYGPGRSIREVNEEVVRIMLQGLLDLGILQGDIDELYAAEAHRDFYMHGLSHWLGLDVHDVGDYGSGDRGRILAPGMVLTVEPGLYIAPDADVPPEYRGIGIRIEDDIVITASGNEVLTAGVVKDPDDIEALMAAAASNAS
- the zapA gene encoding cell division protein ZapA translates to MSAQPVDIQIFGRSLRVNCPPEQQDALNQAAEDLNQRLQDLKVRTRVTNTEQLVFIAALNVCHELAQERTKTRDYASNMEQRIRMLQQTIEQALLEQGRITDRQDAQFE
- a CDS encoding 5-formyltetrahydrofolate cyclo-ligase, coding for MQTPVSSADRSADLDRQTLRQRIRQRRRALSAEQQTIFSQQAAQRIIAHPRIQQARHVAAYLSFDGELDTAPLIDALWRLGKQVYLPVLHPFSTGQLLFLRYEHDTALRLNRLNILQPRLDVSQVLPTHRLDILLTPLVAFDDRGQRLGMGGGFYDRTLKHWQAHGPYPIGLAHDCQQIEQVPAAYWDVPLPEILTPSRAWQWPA
- the ubiH gene encoding 2-octaprenyl-6-methoxyphenyl hydroxylase — its product is MSLLIVGGGMAGATLALAISTLSQGKIAVDLIESRDPQDRQHPGFDARAIALSEGTRQQLETIGIWPALADAATPITTVHVSDRGHAGHVYLHARNYHVDALGYVVELHEAGKRLFSLLEHAPGVRLHCPSTVVNVERDTGGATLTLDNGDALRGQLLIAADGSHSQLARAAGIRWQEHPYDQVAVIANVATSESHRGRAYERFTPHGPLALLPMSQGRSSLVWCHPQASQAEVDSWNGDEFRRQLQLAFGWRLGAMTHVGERHSYPLALRTAERHISHRLALVGNAAQTLHPIAGQGFNLGLRDVMTLAETLVDAVLRGEDPGSYPVLDRYEQRRQPDRQATVAITDGLVRIFANAYLSMEVARNLGLMAMNSLPALRDSLARRTLGWVER
- a CDS encoding YecA/YgfB family protein: MSIENKLPGYEAIEQLLQQHQVALTAAEMHGLIGGILCGGNHDDSWKTLVSELTNDGLSFPQALAQPLLEIYQITRNTLEDEGFMFQLFLPDDAQDNVTVFERADGLAGWVNHFLLGLGVVQPRLDKMQGELKEVIGDLRNIAQLGYDEDEDQDQLAQSLEEVIEYVRVAAIMCHNEFTHPVVTAPEQKPTLH